A window of Streptomyces sp. N50 contains these coding sequences:
- a CDS encoding threonine/serine dehydratase — protein MIGISDIEAAAERIAGHVVRTPTVESFGLSELLGVPVTTKLELLQRTGSFKARGATAKLLSLGEAELAAGVVAVSGGNHGIALAVMAAALDVKATVVMPRSAPARSVALVEAAGASLRLTDDMPSAFALVSRLRDEGLTLVHPFDDPVVIAGQGTVGLEFAQDAGDLTDVLVSIGGGGLIAGVAAALHARRPGIRVWGVETEGAEAMSEALAAGGPVPVTPSSIVTTLSAPAVSQLTYDHVSALVTEVLTVPDRDAVQGCLNLAEHAKVWTEPAAGCLLPAARQVLDRVGDGARLGLVVCGGNATVGEIAAWSEGFGLR, from the coding sequence TTGATCGGCATCTCGGACATCGAAGCCGCCGCCGAGCGGATCGCCGGACACGTCGTACGCACCCCGACCGTGGAGAGCTTCGGGCTCTCCGAGCTGCTCGGTGTCCCGGTCACGACGAAGCTGGAGCTGTTGCAGCGCACGGGTTCCTTCAAGGCGCGCGGGGCGACGGCGAAGCTGCTGTCGCTCGGGGAGGCCGAGCTGGCCGCCGGAGTGGTGGCGGTCAGCGGCGGCAACCACGGGATCGCGCTCGCGGTCATGGCGGCGGCGCTCGACGTGAAGGCGACGGTCGTGATGCCTCGTTCGGCGCCGGCGCGGTCCGTCGCGCTGGTGGAGGCGGCGGGCGCGTCGCTGCGGCTGACCGACGACATGCCGAGCGCCTTCGCGCTGGTGAGCCGGTTGCGGGACGAGGGGCTGACCCTGGTCCACCCGTTCGACGACCCGGTGGTGATCGCGGGACAGGGCACGGTCGGCCTGGAGTTCGCGCAGGACGCCGGTGACCTCACCGACGTCCTGGTCAGCATCGGCGGCGGTGGCCTGATCGCCGGCGTCGCCGCCGCCCTGCACGCCCGGCGGCCCGGGATCCGGGTCTGGGGTGTGGAGACCGAGGGCGCCGAGGCCATGTCCGAGGCGCTCGCGGCGGGCGGCCCGGTGCCGGTCACGCCGTCCTCGATCGTGACCACGCTCAGCGCGCCGGCCGTGTCGCAGCTGACGTACGACCATGTGTCGGCCCTGGTCACCGAGGTGCTGACCGTCCCCGACCGGGACGCCGTGCAGGGCTGTCTCAACCTCGCCGAGCACGCCAAGGTGTGGACCGAGCCCGCCGCCGGCTGTCTGCTGCCCGCGGCCCGGCAGGTGCTGGACCGCGTTGGCGACGGCGCCCGGCTCGGCCTCGTGGTCTGCGGGGGCAACGCGACGGTCGGGGAGATCGCGGCCTGGTCGGAGGGCTTCGGGTTGCGCTGA
- a CDS encoding CAP domain-containing protein has translation MNELVPGGNLPLPGGALTLRVPGPFDVSALITDESGKVGGDADFVFYNQPTAPGARLRDDTLTIDPARLRAGAARVTVVISPADPGAPLGRLPAPTLHVTNTGGQPVTRFTPPRPQRETVLLLAELYRRGTGWKVRALGQGYADGLAGIARDFGVDLVEDATPAPAPAPAPVRSAPAPAPRSTHSTRPHVGSTSPTTDPTGFLGLANSARANAGSPPVALDPRLTSAAQAHASGMAAAGHLSTESRDGTSVYQRVSQAGYAYLTIGEHLVSGPRTPAEFVDYCLRTEKARQTLLERDFTHAGIAQAVDPRSGDVYWTALWATPLIAADLARTAAEVVELTNAERARAGLPALAVDPLLTSAAQAHSTDMVARAFYSHTSPDGSQPWDRAAAAGSRRRTIGENIACGQRSAAEVVEGWMNSPGHRANILKPDFTHIGIGFAGGGQNGTYWTQLFGA, from the coding sequence ATGAACGAGCTGGTGCCGGGCGGCAATCTGCCCCTTCCGGGCGGCGCCCTCACCCTGCGGGTGCCCGGACCCTTCGACGTCTCGGCACTGATCACCGACGAGAGCGGCAAGGTCGGCGGCGACGCGGACTTCGTGTTCTACAACCAGCCGACGGCACCCGGAGCGCGGTTGCGGGACGACACCCTGACCATCGACCCGGCCCGCCTACGCGCCGGCGCCGCACGGGTCACCGTCGTCATCAGTCCCGCCGACCCCGGCGCCCCCTTGGGCCGCCTGCCCGCACCGACCCTCCACGTGACCAACACCGGCGGCCAGCCCGTCACCCGCTTCACCCCACCCCGCCCCCAGCGGGAAACCGTCCTGCTCCTCGCCGAGTTGTACCGGCGCGGCACCGGCTGGAAGGTGCGTGCACTGGGGCAGGGGTACGCCGACGGACTCGCGGGGATCGCGCGGGACTTCGGCGTGGACCTCGTCGAGGACGCGACGCCTGCTCCTGCTCCTGCTCCTGCTCCTGTGCGATCGGCGCCCGCACCCGCACCCCGGTCGACACACTCAACCCGCCCCCATGTCGGCTCGACCTCCCCGACAACCGACCCCACCGGCTTCCTCGGCCTCGCCAACTCGGCCCGCGCCAACGCCGGTTCACCACCCGTCGCCCTCGACCCCCGCCTCACCTCCGCGGCACAAGCCCACGCCTCCGGCATGGCCGCCGCCGGACACCTCAGCACCGAGAGCCGTGACGGCACCTCGGTGTACCAGCGGGTCAGCCAGGCCGGTTACGCCTACCTCACCATCGGCGAGCACCTGGTCTCCGGGCCGCGCACCCCCGCCGAGTTCGTCGACTACTGCCTGCGCACCGAGAAGGCCCGACAGACGCTGCTGGAGCGGGACTTCACGCACGCGGGCATCGCCCAGGCCGTCGACCCCCGCTCCGGTGACGTCTACTGGACGGCGTTGTGGGCGACGCCGCTCATCGCGGCCGACCTGGCCCGCACGGCGGCGGAAGTCGTCGAGTTGACCAACGCGGAGCGCGCCAGGGCCGGGCTGCCCGCACTCGCCGTAGACCCACTGCTCACCTCCGCCGCGCAGGCGCACAGCACGGACATGGTGGCCCGCGCCTTCTACTCGCACACCTCCCCCGACGGCTCGCAGCCCTGGGACCGGGCCGCCGCCGCGGGGTCGCGCCGGCGCACGATCGGCGAGAACATCGCCTGTGGTCAGCGGTCGGCAGCCGAGGTCGTCGAGGGCTGGATGAACAGCCCCGGCCATCGCGCCAACATCCTCAAGCCGGACTTCACCCACATAGGCATCGGCTTCGCAGGCGGCGGACAGAACGGGACGTACTGGACGCAGCTCTTCGGTGCCTGA
- a CDS encoding AIM24 family protein: MKGDLFSSEHMVQPATAPGMTVENAKCIRYAVNGEMLARQGAMIAYRGNLQFERKGQGVGGMLKRAVTGEGLPLMAVRGQGEAWFAHEAQNCFVVEIDPGDEFTVNGRNVLCFDASLSYAIKTVKGSGIAGGGLFNSVFTGQGKLGLVCEGNPLVIPISPQYPVYVDTDAVVGWSAHLQTSLHRSQSIGSMLRGGSGEAVQLMLQGEGFVVVRPSEETPQKAQQH, from the coding sequence ATGAAGGGTGATCTGTTTTCCAGTGAGCACATGGTGCAGCCGGCCACCGCGCCGGGCATGACCGTCGAGAATGCCAAGTGCATCAGGTACGCGGTCAACGGCGAGATGCTCGCCCGCCAGGGGGCGATGATCGCCTACCGCGGCAATCTCCAGTTCGAGCGCAAGGGCCAGGGCGTGGGCGGCATGCTCAAGCGCGCGGTCACCGGTGAGGGTCTGCCGTTGATGGCGGTGCGCGGCCAGGGCGAGGCGTGGTTCGCGCACGAGGCGCAGAACTGTTTCGTGGTCGAGATCGACCCCGGTGACGAGTTCACCGTCAACGGCCGCAACGTACTGTGTTTCGACGCCTCGTTGTCGTACGCGATCAAGACGGTGAAGGGCTCCGGCATCGCGGGCGGCGGTCTCTTCAACAGCGTCTTCACCGGGCAGGGCAAGCTGGGCCTGGTCTGCGAGGGCAACCCGCTGGTCATACCCATCTCACCGCAGTACCCGGTGTACGTCGATACGGACGCGGTGGTCGGCTGGTCGGCCCACCTCCAGACCTCGCTGCACCGTTCGCAGTCCATCGGCTCGATGCTGCGCGGCGGTTCTGGCGAGGCCGTCCAACTCATGCTTCAGGGCGAGGGGTTCGTCGTCGTACGGCCCAGCGAGGAGACGCCGCAGAAGGCGCAGCAGCACTGA
- a CDS encoding serine hydrolase domain-containing protein, producing the protein MVSRTVRRATASAAALLTLTAVPAHAATHESDTTRTSSEAALPAPDMAGLRAVLRTLTAQGAPGAIARIDDHGTVHTAAAGIDDRTTRRAIGNADRFRIGSITKSFSAVVLLQLADAHKLNLDASVDRYLPGLLPDKRITVRHVLSHRSGLYDYTNSMFANSVSGFEAVRDKVFTYRQLVQLSLKHARTNAPGAAYSYSNTNFVVAGMLIEKLTGHSVGTEYRDRVIKPLKLRDTFYVHPAKKIPGRYAHGYLTPDRAGAQLVDATDQTVSWAQSAGAVISTTHDLNTFFSALLGGRLTSAAQLAQMERWTPVNSTTRYGLGLRRRDLSCGVSVYGHTGAVQGFYTYSFTSKDGRRSLTALANTSNNGTVLNTMARTLESAFCGKRTKAIQSTPLTGRGSYVTERNMAYEDIAPGVARD; encoded by the coding sequence ATGGTCTCAAGAACGGTGCGCAGGGCCACGGCGTCGGCGGCGGCACTGCTGACGCTCACGGCGGTACCGGCACATGCCGCGACCCACGAGTCGGACACCACGAGAACCAGCAGCGAAGCCGCACTTCCCGCCCCCGACATGGCGGGCCTCCGTGCCGTCCTGCGCACGCTGACGGCGCAGGGCGCCCCCGGGGCGATCGCCCGCATCGACGACCACGGCACCGTCCACACCGCCGCCGCGGGCATCGACGACCGCACGACCCGCCGGGCCATCGGCAACGCCGACCGCTTCCGCATCGGCAGCATCACCAAGTCGTTCTCGGCCGTCGTCCTGCTCCAACTGGCCGACGCGCACAAGCTGAACCTGGACGCCTCGGTCGACCGCTACCTGCCCGGACTCCTGCCCGACAAGCGCATCACCGTCCGCCACGTCCTGAGCCACCGCAGCGGTCTCTACGACTACACGAACTCCATGTTCGCCAACTCGGTCTCCGGCTTCGAGGCCGTACGCGACAAGGTCTTCACCTACCGCCAGCTGGTGCAGCTGTCCCTGAAGCACGCGCGCACCAACGCGCCGGGCGCCGCCTACTCGTACTCCAACACCAACTTCGTCGTCGCCGGGATGCTCATCGAGAAGCTGACGGGCCACTCCGTGGGCACCGAGTACCGCGATCGCGTCATCAAACCGCTCAAGCTGCGCGACACCTTCTACGTCCACCCGGCCAAGAAGATCCCGGGCCGATACGCCCACGGCTACCTCACCCCGGACCGCGCGGGCGCACAACTCGTCGACGCCACCGACCAGACCGTCTCCTGGGCGCAGAGCGCCGGCGCGGTCATCTCCACCACCCACGACCTGAACACCTTCTTCTCCGCCCTGCTCGGCGGCAGGCTCACCTCCGCCGCGCAGCTCGCGCAGATGGAACGGTGGACCCCGGTCAACAGCACCACCCGGTACGGTCTCGGACTGCGGCGCCGCGATCTGTCCTGCGGTGTCTCGGTGTACGGCCACACCGGCGCGGTCCAGGGTTTCTACACCTACTCCTTCACCTCGAAGGACGGCCGCCGCAGCCTCACCGCGCTGGCCAACACCTCCAACAACGGCACGGTCCTGAACACGATGGCCCGGACGCTGGAATCGGCGTTCTGCGGCAAGCGGACGAAGGCGATCCAGAGCACGCCGCTCACAGGCCGAGGCTCCTACGTCACCGAACGGAACATGGCCTACGAGGACATCGCGCCGGGGGTCGCACGCGACTGA
- a CDS encoding M4 family metallopeptidase gives MRGPHIRGLAIAVAVTTAATGLAGTAFAGPATGADHATASTETGTSAASVVTAARAAAFAHASATGVTRGDELRAQDVLIDPEGARHVRFMRTHQGMPVLGGDLVVHLNHKLAYTGVTRAAEQIIKPATTQAKLTAGQAEAKAAAVAKGDAGTAQLVVDARDGGAALAYQIPVSDSSTAEATGTRTVVVDAVTGKVRSNTPDSDEFLSPKLLDTLRERGETLDPATGTAVAPKSLTAAAASRAVHYPVTASGTGTSLFVGKVPLTTTRTARTSYLLKDPTRWGTETRDAKGKELENFAQGKKFTSTTDKWGNGAVSHRDSAAVDAQYGITKTLDFYKKTFGRKGIANNGKAARGMVHFGNKVANAFWDSTCGCMLYGDGDGDMFKKPLVVLDVTGHELTHGVVDATAKLEPTRVDADGNQYGEAGSLNESLADIFGSNVEFSANNAKNPPNYLIGEKLGLAQKFLRRLDHPSLDKLEGTIDYWSPQVYDAEVHAGSGVSSHAYYLLAEGSGSKTIGGFTYDSPTYDGSTVTGIGRTKATAIFYRALTRYMVSTTDFHDARIATLKAAADLYGANSTAYKTVDQAWAAVNVTVANTPAARH, from the coding sequence ATGCGTGGACCCCACATACGCGGCCTGGCGATCGCCGTCGCGGTGACGACGGCCGCCACGGGGCTGGCCGGCACGGCCTTCGCGGGACCGGCCACGGGGGCGGATCATGCGACGGCCTCTACCGAGACCGGCACCAGCGCCGCGTCCGTCGTCACGGCCGCGCGGGCCGCCGCGTTCGCGCACGCGTCGGCGACCGGTGTCACACGGGGCGATGAACTCCGGGCCCAGGACGTGCTGATCGACCCCGAGGGCGCGCGGCACGTGCGCTTCATGCGCACCCACCAGGGCATGCCGGTCCTTGGCGGCGACCTCGTCGTCCATCTGAACCACAAGCTGGCCTACACCGGCGTCACCCGGGCGGCCGAGCAGATCATCAAGCCCGCGACCACACAGGCCAAGCTGACGGCCGGTCAGGCCGAGGCGAAGGCCGCCGCCGTCGCCAAGGGTGACGCGGGCACCGCTCAGCTCGTGGTGGACGCCAGGGACGGGGGAGCCGCCCTGGCCTACCAGATACCCGTCAGCGACAGCAGCACCGCCGAGGCCACCGGCACCCGCACGGTCGTCGTCGACGCCGTCACCGGCAAGGTCCGCAGCAACACCCCCGACAGTGATGAGTTCCTCTCGCCCAAGCTGCTCGACACTCTGCGCGAGCGCGGCGAGACCCTGGACCCCGCCACCGGTACCGCCGTAGCGCCGAAGTCCCTCACGGCGGCCGCCGCGAGCCGCGCGGTCCACTACCCGGTCACCGCCTCGGGCACCGGCACCTCCCTCTTCGTCGGCAAGGTGCCGCTGACCACCACCCGCACGGCGCGCACCAGTTACCTCCTCAAGGACCCGACCCGCTGGGGCACCGAGACCCGCGACGCCAAGGGGAAGGAGCTGGAGAACTTCGCGCAGGGCAAGAAGTTCACCAGCACCACCGACAAGTGGGGCAACGGCGCGGTTTCACACCGCGACAGCGCCGCCGTCGACGCCCAGTACGGCATCACCAAGACCCTGGACTTCTACAAGAAGACCTTCGGCCGCAAGGGCATAGCCAACAACGGCAAGGCCGCCCGCGGCATGGTCCACTTCGGCAACAAGGTGGCCAACGCGTTCTGGGACTCCACCTGCGGCTGCATGCTCTACGGCGACGGCGACGGGGACATGTTCAAGAAGCCGCTCGTCGTCCTCGACGTCACCGGCCACGAACTCACCCACGGTGTCGTGGACGCCACCGCCAAGCTGGAGCCCACGCGCGTCGACGCGGACGGCAACCAGTACGGCGAGGCGGGTTCGCTGAACGAGTCGCTCGCGGACATCTTCGGCTCCAACGTCGAGTTCAGCGCCAACAACGCCAAGAACCCGCCGAACTACCTGATCGGCGAGAAGCTCGGCCTCGCCCAGAAGTTCCTGCGCCGCCTCGACCACCCCTCCCTGGACAAGCTGGAGGGCACGATCGACTACTGGTCGCCGCAGGTGTACGACGCCGAGGTGCACGCCGGCTCCGGAGTCTCCTCGCACGCCTACTACCTCCTCGCGGAGGGCAGCGGCAGCAAGACGATCGGCGGTTTCACCTACGACTCGCCCACCTACGACGGGTCCACGGTCACCGGCATCGGACGCACCAAGGCCACGGCGATCTTCTACCGCGCGCTCACCCGCTACATGGTGTCCACCACCGACTTCCACGACGCGCGCATCGCGACACTGAAGGCGGCGGCGGACCTCTACGGCGCGAACAGCACGGCGTACAAGACCGTCGACCAGGCCTGGGCCGCCGTGAACGTCACGGTCGCCAACACCCCTGCCGCCAGGCACTGA
- a CDS encoding ROK family transcriptional regulator, with amino-acid sequence MRSIPRTESFPAHTPAVSQVFTTVLSHGPLTRLEVARRAGLSAAAVTKAVRPLMEAGYLAEGADQDAPPALGRPANLVRVDGGRALFIGVKVTGDEIIGVLADLCCRIRVARHVPLTDRDPKAVLSSIADLAQELRTEADDLGIQVLGLGLAVSGDVDRGEGVVRYSPFLEWRDVRLAELAAMTTGLPVTVDNDVRALTVAEQWFGAGAGLTDFAVVTVGAGIGCGLVVHGQVVAGAHGVAGEIGHVVVDPAGPLCHCGNHGCVEAIAGDAAIVARIREVTGVQVADTAEALALAHRGDAGARQVYARAGEAIGRGIATVVNLFGPERVIISGEGLAAYDLFAEQIRDSFAAAAFGSAARCDVHTRPLPFDEWARGAAATAIQSFIRAAD; translated from the coding sequence ATGCGCTCGATCCCCCGTACCGAGTCGTTCCCGGCACACACGCCGGCCGTCTCACAGGTCTTCACGACCGTGCTGTCCCACGGCCCCCTCACCCGACTTGAGGTGGCCCGCCGGGCGGGGCTGTCGGCGGCCGCCGTGACCAAGGCGGTCCGGCCGCTGATGGAGGCCGGGTATCTGGCGGAGGGTGCCGACCAGGACGCGCCCCCGGCACTCGGGCGGCCCGCGAACCTCGTCCGGGTCGACGGCGGACGGGCGTTGTTCATCGGGGTCAAGGTCACCGGCGACGAGATCATCGGCGTCCTCGCCGACCTGTGCTGCCGGATCCGGGTCGCCCGCCATGTGCCGCTGACCGACCGCGACCCCAAGGCCGTGCTGTCGTCGATCGCGGACCTGGCCCAGGAACTCCGCACCGAGGCGGACGACTTGGGCATCCAGGTGCTCGGACTCGGCCTCGCGGTCTCCGGTGACGTGGACCGGGGCGAGGGGGTCGTCCGCTACTCGCCGTTCCTGGAGTGGCGTGACGTACGCCTGGCCGAACTGGCCGCCATGACAACGGGGTTGCCGGTCACCGTCGACAACGACGTGCGGGCGCTGACCGTCGCCGAGCAGTGGTTCGGCGCCGGCGCGGGCCTCACGGACTTCGCCGTGGTGACCGTCGGCGCGGGCATCGGCTGCGGACTCGTCGTGCACGGGCAGGTCGTCGCGGGCGCCCACGGGGTGGCCGGGGAGATCGGGCACGTGGTCGTCGACCCCGCCGGGCCCCTGTGCCACTGCGGCAACCACGGCTGCGTCGAGGCGATCGCCGGGGACGCCGCGATCGTCGCGCGTATCCGCGAGGTCACCGGCGTCCAAGTCGCCGACACCGCCGAGGCGTTGGCCCTCGCCCACCGGGGCGACGCCGGAGCGCGCCAGGTGTACGCGCGGGCCGGTGAGGCCATCGGCCGAGGCATCGCGACCGTGGTCAACCTGTTCGGCCCCGAACGCGTGATCATCTCCGGCGAGGGCCTGGCCGCCTACGACCTGTTCGCCGAGCAGATCCGCGACTCCTTCGCCGCCGCCGCTTTCGGCTCCGCCGCCCGCTGCGACGTACACACCCGTCCCCTGCCCTTCGACGAATGGGCGCGCGGGGCCGCCGCCACCGCGATCCAGTCCTTCATCCGAGCCGCCGACTAG